In the Pungitius pungitius chromosome 5, fPunPun2.1, whole genome shotgun sequence genome, one interval contains:
- the LOC134129079 gene encoding gastrula zinc finger protein XlCGF57.1-like — protein sequence MSSVECLREFVNQRLSAAAEEIFRVFKRTIVEYQEEIERQRGMLDVIWKPEVRLHRIELPQPRVCKQEEVLSDQQLCLQERNPSVDQEDPDPPQIKEEQEELCSSQEGEQLEPKQEADTFTLTPTCEETDHSDDETPFLNPDKSQSESEADPPASTCTSSLDEEMDCERFVGPEPNISHESDSKDQKGVKRSLTSTKEPQQQILGPPGEKTFLCETCGKYFQHKENLSAHVRTAHKVDQSFLCSTCGKTFTDASNLRTHMRIHTGEKPYSCITCGKTFTNASHLRTHMRIHTGEKPYSCITCGKTFTQIASLKSHTRIHTGEKPFSCITCCTTFTFASSLKSHTRIHTGEKPLSCITCGKTFTDASSLKSHTRIHTGEKPFSCNTCGKTFTHGSSLKSHTRIHTGEKPFSCITCGKTFTDASSLRIHMRIHTGEKPYSCITCGKTFTTASNLRIHMRIHTGEKPYSCITCGKTFTRPERLKSHTRIHTGEKPYSCITCGKTFARPEHLKSHTRIHTGEKPYSCITCGKTFAQTDHLKSHTRIHTGEKPYSCVTCGKRFTQIGNLKSHTRIHTGKKP from the exons atgtcttcagttgagtgtttgagagagtttgtcaaccagcgactatctgctgctgctgaagaaatattcagagtttttaaaagaaccatcgtcgagtatcaggaagagatcgagcggcagcgcggaatgttggatgttatttggaaacccgaagtgaggttacacaggatag agctcccacagccacgtgtctgtaagcaggaggaggttctctctgaccagcagctgtgtctccaggagaggaaccccagtgtggaccaagaggacccagatcctccacagattaaagaggaacaggaggaactctgcagcagtcaggagggagagcagcttgaaccgaagcaggaggccgacacctttacgttgactccgacttgtgaggaaactgatcacagtgatgatgagactccgtttttgaatcctgacaaaagtcagagtgaatcagagGCAGATCCTCCAGCTAGCACGTGTACCAGCTCGTTAGATGAGGAAATGGACTGTGAGCGTTTTGTGGGACCAGAACCAAACATCTCTCATGAATCTGATAGCAAGgatcagaaaggagtaaaacgtagtttaacatcaaccaaggagccacaacagcagattctgggtcctccaggtgagaagacatttttgtgcgaaacatgtggaaaatatttccaaCATAAAGAAAACTTGTCTGCCCACGTTAGAACAGCCCACAAGGTTGATCAATCCTTTTTATGCAGCACCTGTGGGAAAACGTTCACTGATGCATCAAATTTGAGGACTCATAtgagaatccatactggggagaaaccATATTCCTgtatcacctgtggcaaaacattcactaatgCATCACATTTGAGGACTCATAtgagaatccatactggggagaaaccATATTCCTgtatcacctgtggcaaaacattcactcagatAGCaagtttgaagtctcacacaagaattcatactggggagaagccattttcctgcatcacctgttgCACAACATTCACTTTTGCATCaagtttgaagtctcacacaagaatccatactggggagaagccattatcctgcatcacctgtggcaaaacattcactgatgCATCaagtttgaagtctcacacaagaatccatactggggagaagccattttcctgcaacacctgtggcaaaacattcacacatGGATCaagtttgaagtctcacacaagaatccatactggggagaagccattttcctgcatcacctgtggcaaaacattcactgatgCATCAAGTTTGAGGATTCATAtgagaatccatactggggagaagccatattcttgcatcacctgtggcaaaacattcactactGCATCAAATTTGAGGATTCATAtgagaatccatactggggagaagccatattcttgcatcacctgtgggaaaacattcactcggCCAGAACGTTTGAAGtctcatacaagaatccatactggggagaagccatattcctgcatcacctgtggcaaaacattcgcTCGGCCAGAacatttgaagtctcacacaagaattcatactggggagaaaccatattcctgcatcacctgtggcaaaacattcgcTCAGACAGAccatttgaagtctcacacaagaattcatactggggagaaaccATATTCCTGCGTCACCTGTGGCAAAAGATTCACTCAGATAGGaaatttgaagtctcacacaagaatccatactgggaaGAAGCCTTAA